TATCGCAACTATTTCGAATTTCCCTCACTCACAAACCAGATGTATCCGCGCATCATTATGCTGGGCATGCTGATCAGTGTCTTTTTTGCTGTTTTAGGGACGTTTCGCGGCGTGCGCTCGGTTGTGCGTTTATCACCGGCTGAAGCCATGCGTCCCAAGCCGCCACTGCGTGCCAGACGGATTCTACTGGAAAAAATCCAGGCATTCTGGAATGCACTCGACTTTCGCTGGCAACTGGTTCTGCGGGACATCTTTCGCAATCGAACGCGCACACTGGGAGGGGTTCTGTCCGCGACTGTCGGGGCGATGCTGTTGCTTGTGACTTTCTCGATGTATGACAGTGCCTTTGCGCTACTCAATTTCCAGTATGATAAATTGCTTTTAAGCGACATCGATATCGGCTTCAAAGACGATCATGACTTTTCGGCTTTTTATGAATCGCAGCAGATTCCGGGCGTCGATTATGCGGAGCCGTTGTTTCAGGTCGGTTGCACCTTGAAAAATGGCATTCACGAAAAGAAGATCGGCATCACTGGCATTCTCAGTGATGCCCGACTGACAGTTCCCCGTGATACCGCGGGAAACCGTGTGCAAGTTCCTCAGACCGGCATCCTGGTTACGCGCAAACTCGCTGATATTCTGCAGATTCAGGCAGGCGACTCCATTGAAATGATTCCGGTTTCCGGGGACCGCATTCCCAGGCAGGTCCCGGTGATGAAGATTATTGACAGTTACTTGGGCTTAACCGTATATGCCGACTTTCAATATCTGAATCGACTGATGGGGGAATCGAGCTCACTGACCAGCGTTCAACTCAAAACCAACCCCCGCCCCGCGATCACAAGGCAAATTTATCGGGAGCTCAAACAGGTCCCCGCAATTCAATCGGTTAATTCGATCCGAGACCAGAAAGACAAGTTACAGGAAGTTCTCGTTGAACAGATGGTTGTAATGATTGTGGTCGTCATCGTCTTTTCCTGTCTGATATTCTTCGGCAGCATTTTGAATGCATCGCTGATTTCTCTCTCTGAACGGCAACAGGAAATCGCCACGCTGCGTGTCTTGGGTTACACTCCCGCTGAAGTGGGGTCGATCTTTCTCCGCGAAAGTTTCTGCGTCAATCTACCGGGAATTCTGCTCGGTTTACCAGCCGGTTACTGGGCATCGAAGGGCATCAATATTGCCTACGATACCGAATTATTTCGCATGCCTTTTACCATCGGAACAATGAGCTGGATCTACACTGTTCTACTGGGAATATTATTTACTCTGATTTCACATTGGCCGGTGCAAAGAGCCATCCAGAAGATGGACTGGTTGACGGCGTTAAATGTAAAGGAATAACCATGTCCCGAAAATCCATAATCATCACGGTGATCTTGTTTTGCGGATTGGGAGCTGCCTACTTTCTCTCGGGCACGCCGCTTCCGGTTGACGTGACCGTAGCAGAGACCGGCGAGGTCAAAGCCTTCGTGGAAGAACGTGCGAAAACGACACTGCCTCGAATCTATCGCATCGCGATGCCCTTGAATGGCCGTATCCTGCCGATCACGGTCAAAGAAGACCAGAAAGTGACCAAAGGACAAATCGTGGCTCAGATGGATACGTCTGATCTGGACGCAGAAGTCGCCAAAGCCAAGTACCGTGTCGAACAGTTTGCTAAAAAAATCATTGAGCAGGCAGACAATCGTCTGGAAGACAACTCCCTGGACCAATTTGACGAGTTTCTGAAATCGATGGATCTAACAGTTGAGGCTGCGAGCAAACAGCAGGAAGCCAGCAAAGCCAAATGGGAATTTGCCCGCTCCGAGTTTGATCGCAAGTATCAGCTCTCGAAACGAAACGCGATTTCGGAAAGCGAACTGAATGAAGCAGATCTGTTTAAGAAGCAAAGCGAGATCGATTACCAGAAAGACATTTTGACCTGGCGTTCTCTTCAGGCGGTTCAAAGTGCGATGCAGATCGGGAAAA
This window of the Gimesia fumaroli genome carries:
- a CDS encoding ABC transporter permease — protein: MKVLHLKLVRELFAAKGVLAAIISIIAVGIGCFIAMSSTYDNLEYSRQNYYRLCHMADFSVELKKVPIGDLATLTEVPGVINIFPRITFEVTASLEGVEKPLSGKVMSLPEHENAPINSIVIKQGSYFTDQRQEEVIVNDAFARAHNLRPGDHIQLILNNRLQDLLIVGTAISSEFVYLIGPGGLVPEPESYGVFYLKHKYAEDVFGFEGAANQILGQLAPEFQSANRVRQVLDQLELNLDDFGVFSTTPLEQQSSHWFLKSEIDGLKVSATILPTIFLIVAALALNLLMSRMAEQQRTVVGTLKAIGYSNQELFLHFIQFGLLIGIAGGIFGTLIGYSLAGGMTAQYRNYFEFPSLTNQMYPRIIMLGMLISVFFAVLGTFRGVRSVVRLSPAEAMRPKPPLRARRILLEKIQAFWNALDFRWQLVLRDIFRNRTRTLGGVLSATVGAMLLLVTFSMYDSAFALLNFQYDKLLLSDIDIGFKDDHDFSAFYESQQIPGVDYAEPLFQVGCTLKNGIHEKKIGITGILSDARLTVPRDTAGNRVQVPQTGILVTRKLADILQIQAGDSIEMIPVSGDRIPRQVPVMKIIDSYLGLTVYADFQYLNRLMGESSSLTSVQLKTNPRPAITRQIYRELKQVPAIQSVNSIRDQKDKLQEVLVEQMVVMIVVVIVFSCLIFFGSILNASLISLSERQQEIATLRVLGYTPAEVGSIFLRESFCVNLPGILLGLPAGYWASKGINIAYDTELFRMPFTIGTMSWIYTVLLGILFTLISHWPVQRAIQKMDWLTALNVKE